The Methanolacinia paynteri genome includes a region encoding these proteins:
- a CDS encoding ABC transporter substrate binding protein, which yields MGRLWAAVFLLLIVVTIIPGHVSCLEESDLEQILYINSYDFDFSWSKLMADGVHDGIISGLNESEKPGVYVLTEFMDSKFISDDIHFRNLYNLYSYKLKGNKPGVIIVSDDNALRFMREYGDEMFPGVPVVFTGINDYDWILDDLPANYTGIIEKTPIEENIDLVLRLHPDLNTIYFVTDDTFTGKTVRRQTENITKKYEDRIEVRYSGQGLSTGEMLREVQELPDNSAVIFFTYSILNENGDKMYPDRYIITLMNQNRIPVYTVMDQYNKLGVSGGYQISAYELGKAASEKAMKIIHGTDPNDIPVETETPSKIELNYDDIKKYDIKDDNIPSETEFFNRPSYMVAIPKNFATAIVILILSLAAILLISLVYNNKLKKTEIELKDSLDEKNILLREIHHRVKNNLAVITSLVEMQSMNSMETETKQKLRDMGNRIISMSIIYDNLYQSGNLSKINIRTVFMTLGEKLIQDYSMGIDIHFEVTGEDCLISPDKAVPLSLVINEIIGNSLRFAFAGKKSGEIRINYTCKDEILNIRISDNGIGIDRPYIEGETESIGLDLIRNIVSLQLNGTAEIRSDGGTIWIISFPTDND from the coding sequence TTCTGTTAATAGTAGTAACTATTATTCCCGGCCACGTTTCATGCCTGGAAGAAAGCGATCTGGAGCAGATTCTTTATATCAACTCATATGATTTCGATTTTTCATGGAGTAAACTCATGGCGGACGGAGTCCATGACGGTATCATTTCCGGTTTGAACGAGAGCGAAAAACCCGGGGTGTATGTTCTTACCGAGTTTATGGACTCAAAATTCATCTCTGACGATATTCATTTCAGGAATCTCTACAACCTTTACTCATACAAATTAAAAGGCAACAAACCCGGTGTAATTATCGTATCGGATGACAATGCACTCAGGTTTATGAGAGAATACGGAGATGAGATGTTTCCGGGAGTGCCGGTAGTTTTTACAGGCATAAACGACTATGATTGGATTCTCGATGATCTGCCTGCCAATTATACCGGAATAATCGAAAAAACTCCGATCGAAGAGAATATAGATCTGGTTCTCAGGCTGCACCCGGATTTGAATACAATATACTTTGTGACCGACGATACATTCACAGGGAAAACCGTCCGCAGACAGACCGAAAATATCACGAAAAAATATGAAGACAGGATTGAGGTCAGGTATTCGGGCCAGGGGCTGAGTACAGGGGAAATGCTCCGTGAAGTGCAGGAACTCCCCGACAATTCGGCAGTAATCTTCTTCACTTACAGCATCCTGAACGAAAACGGGGATAAGATGTACCCCGACCGCTACATCATCACTCTCATGAATCAGAATCGAATCCCGGTATATACTGTAATGGACCAGTACAATAAACTGGGAGTTTCCGGAGGTTACCAGATATCCGCATATGAACTCGGGAAAGCGGCATCCGAAAAGGCCATGAAAATAATCCATGGAACCGATCCGAATGACATCCCGGTTGAAACAGAAACACCCTCCAAAATTGAACTTAATTACGACGATATTAAAAAATACGATATAAAAGACGACAATATCCCGTCGGAAACCGAATTCTTCAACAGACCTTCATACATGGTTGCCATCCCGAAAAATTTCGCAACCGCGATAGTAATCCTGATATTGTCTCTTGCAGCCATCCTGCTCATCTCTCTTGTCTACAATAATAAGCTAAAAAAGACCGAGATCGAACTTAAAGATTCGCTCGACGAGAAAAATATCCTTCTAAGAGAGATCCACCACAGGGTCAAGAACAATCTGGCCGTGATAACAAGTCTCGTAGAAATGCAGTCCATGAATTCGATGGAGACCGAAACGAAACAAAAACTCAGGGATATGGGCAACAGGATAATATCGATGTCTATTATCTATGACAACCTGTACCAGTCGGGAAATCTTTCAAAGATCAATATCAGGACCGTTTTCATGACCCTCGGAGAGAAGCTTATCCAGGACTATAGTATGGGGATCGATATTCATTTTGAGGTAACCGGTGAGGACTGCCTGATCAGCCCCGACAAAGCGGTCCCTCTCAGCCTGGTAATTAACGAAATAATAGGAAATTCATTGAGATTTGCATTTGCAGGAAAAAAATCGGGCGAAATCCGGATCAACTATACCTGTAAAGACGAAATCCTCAACATAAGAATCTCTGATAACGGCATCGGAATCGACCGGCCGTATATCGAAGGCGAAACGGAATCCATCGGTCTCGATCTCATCAGGAACATCGTATCACTTCAGCTCAACGGAACAGCAGAGATCCGCAGCGACGGCGGTACGATCTGGATCATCAGCTTTCCTACAGACAACGATTAA